In Xenorhabdus nematophila ATCC 19061, one DNA window encodes the following:
- the pdhR gene encoding pyruvate dehydrogenase complex transcriptional repressor PdhR — protein MAYSKIRQPKLSDVIEQRLEQLILEGSLRPGEKLLPERELAKQFEVSRPSLREAIQKLEAKGFLFRRQGGGTFVQNNLWQSFSDPLAQLIAENHESQFDLLEARHALEGIAAYYAALRGTDEDFKRIEQSHLAIQKAQQSGDVNVESDAVLQYQLVVTEAAHNVVLLHLLRCMIPMLEQNIRRNFEFIYTRKEMLAAVSDHRAEIFRSIMAREPEKAREASHRHLAFIEEVLLDLTREHTRRECSLRWLQQHQE, from the coding sequence ATGGCCTATAGCAAGATTCGCCAACCAAAGTTATCAGATGTGATTGAGCAACGTCTTGAACAGCTCATTCTCGAAGGCTCGCTACGCCCGGGAGAAAAACTGTTGCCTGAGCGTGAACTAGCGAAGCAGTTTGAAGTATCACGTCCTTCATTACGCGAAGCTATTCAAAAACTGGAAGCCAAAGGCTTTCTTTTCCGTCGTCAAGGGGGAGGAACTTTCGTGCAGAACAATCTGTGGCAAAGTTTCAGTGACCCACTTGCTCAACTTATTGCAGAAAATCACGAATCCCAATTCGATCTCCTCGAAGCGCGACATGCGTTAGAAGGTATTGCGGCTTATTACGCAGCCCTTAGGGGAACCGATGAAGATTTTAAACGCATTGAGCAAAGCCATCTTGCTATTCAGAAAGCTCAGCAAAGTGGTGATGTCAATGTGGAATCTGATGCAGTCCTGCAATATCAGCTTGTTGTTACGGAAGCTGCCCACAACGTGGTGTTACTGCATTTATTACGCTGTATGATCCCTATGTTAGAACAAAATATCAGGCGTAATTTTGAGTTCATCTATACCCGTAAAGAAATGTTGGCAGCTGTTAGTGACCACAGAGCTGAAATTTTTCGCTCTATCATGGCGAGAGAACCGGAAAAAGCCCGTGAGGCTTCTCATCGCCATTTGGCCTTTATTGAAGAAGTTTTATTGGATCTGACTCGTGAACACACCCGTCGTGAGTGTTCACTGAGGTGGCTCCAGCAACATCAGGAATAA
- the zapD gene encoding cell division protein ZapD, translating into MSDATSTIIFEHPLNEKMRSWLRIESSLQQLEKQSHLDSQASSLSFFRTIAELIEILERGEVRSELLKELDRQQVKLKLWLGAPDADTAMIYNLSQQLKERSIALSQAPRLSQYIKEDRIISMVRQRLSIPGGCCSFDLPTLHLWLHLPQSIRDESVKNWLDSLRPLKQALESILELMRQSAIFIPKISHNGFYQGNADDADLLRLKLDIALNALVYPQVSGYKTRFAVRFLPMDSEHGVIPPHLSFELACC; encoded by the coding sequence ATGAGTGATGCAACCTCTACTATTATTTTTGAACATCCACTCAATGAAAAAATGCGTTCATGGCTGAGGATTGAATCTTCACTTCAACAATTGGAAAAACAAAGCCACTTAGATTCTCAAGCCAGTAGCCTGTCATTTTTTCGTACAATAGCCGAACTTATTGAGATCCTGGAACGGGGTGAAGTTCGTTCTGAATTATTAAAAGAACTGGATCGTCAGCAAGTAAAATTAAAATTATGGCTTGGAGCCCCCGATGCTGATACGGCCATGATCTACAATTTGTCACAACAGCTCAAAGAGCGCAGTATAGCCTTAAGCCAAGCGCCGAGACTCAGCCAATATATCAAGGAAGACCGTATTATCAGTATGGTACGCCAAAGGCTCAGTATTCCGGGTGGATGTTGTAGCTTTGATTTGCCGACACTACACTTGTGGCTGCATTTGCCACAATCTATCAGAGATGAATCCGTCAAGAATTGGTTAGACAGCCTTCGCCCATTAAAGCAAGCACTAGAAAGCATTCTGGAACTCATGCGCCAATCGGCAATATTTATACCTAAAATCAGTCATAATGGTTTTTATCAGGGAAACGCTGATGACGCTGATTTGCTGAGGTTAAAACTGGATATCGCCCTCAACGCATTAGTTTACCCACAAGTCTCCGGTTACAAAACGCGTTTTGCTGTCCGTTTTTTACCTATGGACAGTGAGCATGGTGTTATCCCCCCCCATTTGTCATTTGAATTAGCCTGCTGTTAA
- the ampD gene encoding 1,6-anhydro-N-acetylmuramyl-L-alanine amidase AmpD, which produces MKLHEGWIGVARKVISPHCDWRPEGEIPSLLVIHNISLPPNKFGGPYIDQLFTGTLNPNEDPFFDEIKHLRVSAHCLIRRDGEIVQYVPFDKRAWHAGVSCYCDREKCNDFSIGIELEGSDYEAFTEIQYIKLAEVTELLISQYPDIRGNITGHSDIAPGRKTDPGPYFYWEHYQQLLKE; this is translated from the coding sequence ATGAAACTGCATGAAGGGTGGATTGGTGTTGCAAGAAAAGTGATATCTCCACATTGTGATTGGCGTCCGGAAGGTGAAATTCCGTCATTGCTGGTCATTCATAACATCAGTTTACCTCCCAATAAATTTGGAGGTCCCTATATTGACCAATTATTTACGGGAACACTGAATCCAAATGAAGACCCTTTCTTTGATGAGATAAAGCACCTACGTGTTTCTGCTCATTGCTTGATCCGGCGTGATGGGGAAATTGTACAGTACGTTCCTTTCGATAAAAGAGCGTGGCATGCAGGTGTTTCCTGCTACTGTGACCGTGAGAAATGTAATGATTTCTCAATAGGCATTGAGTTGGAGGGGTCGGATTATGAGGCGTTTACTGAAATTCAATACATTAAGCTGGCAGAAGTGACTGAGCTTCTGATCAGCCAATATCCGGATATCCGCGGTAATATCACGGGGCACAGTGATATCGCTCCGGGCAGAAAGACCGATCCAGGACCTTATTTTTATTGGGAACATTATCAACAACTGTTGAAGGAGTAA
- the mutT gene encoding 8-oxo-dGTP diphosphatase MutT — protein MEKKYLRIAAGIIRDSNNKIFITQRSADSHMGGFWEFPGGKLEEEETPNQALIRELQEEVGITVTHCELVDTVIHDFPDRNITLYFFLVHGWKNEPFGKEGQPSRWVLQSELIADEFPPANRSIVDFLTKSDSH, from the coding sequence ATGGAAAAAAAATATCTGCGTATTGCAGCAGGCATCATTAGAGATAGCAATAATAAAATTTTTATCACTCAGCGTAGTGCTGATTCACATATGGGTGGTTTTTGGGAGTTTCCCGGAGGGAAACTGGAAGAAGAAGAAACACCTAACCAAGCATTGATTAGGGAATTACAAGAAGAAGTAGGTATTACTGTAACGCATTGTGAATTGGTGGATACTGTTATTCATGATTTTCCTGATAGAAACATCACGCTCTACTTTTTTTTGGTTCATGGATGGAAAAATGAGCCATTTGGTAAAGAAGGGCAGCCTTCCCGCTGGGTATTACAGTCAGAATTGATTGCTGACGAATTCCCGCCTGCAAACCGCAGTATTGTCGATTTTTTAACAAAGAGTGACTCTCATTAA
- the gspE gene encoding type II secretion system protein GspE produces the protein MVNKENLLMEREIVDLCQQHQVIILKKDHHTITIACSKSPNEDFIAALRFVSGLIVNINIWPQAKIESMMEQGSLQTSKEIYCAESNDMQPYHIEKQNTNYLNHHTIETNNIRDEDIDTPVIQLINQAILTAIQKRASDIHFEPSQYSYQIRIRVDGILHIMQTPPPQMNASIPARLKIMAKLNIAEKRLPQDGQFDWNDNQNNYAIRISTLPTLHGEKVVLRILNTIHQLSLEQLGLSESQLQLLKQKINLPQGIILVTGPTGSGKTVTLYSCLQYLNQAKKNICSVEDPVEIPLNGINQTPVNNKIGLDFAKILRALLRQDPDIIMVGEIRDNETAEISMKAAQTGHLVLSTLHTNSTIDTLSRLQNLGISNYITASCVKLVIAQRLVRKLCPHCRQQDSTLTTIPNIINNPPSIALKKWNAVGCDHCFSGYYGRAAIYEFLEVNSELQQALFECSANNLSHLLTQQLDSTLFSSGIRFVEKGITTLEEIYQITGHETV, from the coding sequence ATGGTAAACAAGGAAAATCTGTTAATGGAAAGAGAGATAGTAGATCTGTGTCAACAGCATCAGGTTATTATCCTAAAAAAAGACCACCATACTATTACTATTGCTTGTAGTAAATCCCCTAACGAAGATTTCATAGCTGCATTGCGTTTTGTTTCTGGTTTGATTGTAAATATAAATATTTGGCCACAGGCAAAAATAGAATCTATGATGGAACAGGGATCACTTCAGACATCAAAGGAAATTTACTGTGCAGAAAGTAATGATATGCAACCCTACCATATAGAAAAACAGAATACTAACTATCTCAATCATCATACAATAGAAACTAATAATATCCGCGATGAAGATATAGATACGCCTGTTATTCAATTAATTAATCAAGCGATATTAACTGCAATACAAAAAAGAGCCTCAGACATTCACTTTGAACCTTCCCAATATAGTTATCAAATACGTATTCGGGTAGATGGAATACTACATATTATGCAGACTCCGCCACCTCAAATGAATGCAAGTATTCCTGCACGCTTGAAAATCATGGCAAAACTCAATATTGCTGAAAAACGTCTGCCGCAAGATGGGCAATTTGACTGGAATGACAATCAGAATAACTATGCAATACGTATATCTACACTACCAACATTACATGGGGAGAAGGTCGTTTTACGTATTTTAAATACTATACACCAACTATCCCTGGAACAACTCGGCCTGTCTGAATCACAATTACAACTTTTAAAACAGAAGATCAATCTACCACAGGGCATAATTTTAGTCACCGGCCCAACAGGCAGTGGAAAAACGGTTACTCTCTACAGTTGTCTGCAATATTTAAATCAAGCCAAAAAGAATATCTGTAGTGTTGAAGATCCTGTAGAAATTCCTTTGAATGGCATTAACCAAACACCTGTGAATAACAAAATTGGACTCGATTTTGCCAAAATCCTTAGAGCATTATTACGTCAAGATCCCGATATCATCATGGTTGGCGAGATCCGTGACAATGAAACGGCTGAGATATCCATGAAAGCGGCGCAAACAGGCCACTTGGTTTTATCAACACTGCATACTAACTCGACTATTGATACCTTATCCCGTCTGCAAAATTTGGGAATTTCTAATTATATCACAGCCTCATGTGTGAAATTGGTTATTGCCCAACGATTGGTACGTAAACTTTGTCCTCACTGTCGCCAGCAAGACAGCACACTTACTACTATCCCTAATATTATTAATAATCCACCTTCCATAGCATTAAAGAAGTGGAACGCGGTTGGTTGCGACCACTGTTTTTCTGGTTATTATGGCAGAGCTGCAATCTATGAATTTCTTGAGGTTAACTCCGAACTTCAGCAAGCCCTATTTGAATGTTCAGCTAACAATCTCTCACATTTACTCACCCAACAACTGGATTCAACACTTTTTTCATCAGGGATAAGATTTGTAGAAAAAGGAATAACTACCCTTGAAGAAATTTACCAGATTACAGGGCATGAAACGGTATGA
- the ampE gene encoding beta-lactamase regulator AmpE, whose translation MTLFILLLILAWERVFKMGHHWQLEHYLSPLFARITFYSLWGSLGMSALIAFLTWKLIEISGSVVFGIPAILLSIIISLLCIGAGEFRRDYRSYIQAIRQDDPEQQNHYFARLTLIQGTLHDAARSDVTKEERLREIQNALIWVNFRYYLAPIFWLIVLGKLGPAILMGYGFLRAYQGWLAQYATAVQRAQSGVDGILHWLDWLPARLAGIAYALLGHGEKALPAWIASLSDLRTSQYKVISQLAQFALSKDPHLNPIETPVAAVTLAKKATFTIVIIVALLTIYGALI comes from the coding sequence ATGACTCTCTTTATTCTATTGTTAATACTGGCATGGGAACGTGTTTTTAAGATGGGGCACCATTGGCAGTTGGAGCATTATTTATCTCCATTGTTTGCCAGAATAACATTTTATTCATTATGGGGCAGTCTGGGTATGAGTGCCCTGATTGCTTTTTTGACGTGGAAATTGATTGAAATCTCTGGCTCTGTTGTTTTTGGTATTCCAGCAATTTTGCTTAGTATTATTATTAGCCTGTTATGTATTGGTGCCGGAGAGTTTCGTCGTGATTATCGCAGCTATATTCAGGCCATACGGCAGGATGATCCAGAACAACAAAACCATTATTTTGCTCGCTTGACCCTGATTCAGGGAACATTACACGATGCTGCACGTTCTGATGTCACAAAAGAAGAGCGGTTACGCGAAATACAGAATGCCTTAATCTGGGTAAATTTTCGCTATTATCTCGCCCCCATTTTTTGGTTGATTGTGCTGGGGAAATTGGGTCCTGCTATTCTGATGGGGTATGGTTTTCTTAGGGCTTATCAAGGATGGCTGGCACAATACGCAACTGCGGTGCAGAGAGCGCAATCAGGAGTTGATGGCATATTGCATTGGTTAGATTGGCTTCCGGCGCGTTTAGCGGGTATTGCTTATGCTCTGTTGGGCCATGGTGAAAAAGCCTTGCCAGCCTGGATTGCATCGCTTAGCGACTTACGGACATCGCAATATAAGGTAATAAGCCAATTAGCTCAGTTTGCTTTAAGCAAAGATCCACACCTCAACCCGATAGAAACGCCAGTCGCAGCGGTAACATTAGCTAAAAAAGCGACGTTTACGATTGTGATTATTGTTGCATTGTTAACGATTTATGGCGCGTTAATTTAA
- the yacG gene encoding DNA gyrase inhibitor YacG produces MSEVLTVVCPTCGNTVVWGEISPHRPFCSKRCQLIDLGEWASEEKKIPSQSDISENDSWSEAPEL; encoded by the coding sequence ATGTCTGAAGTATTGACGGTCGTGTGTCCAACATGTGGCAACACAGTAGTGTGGGGGGAGATCAGCCCACACCGCCCATTTTGTAGTAAACGTTGCCAATTAATTGACTTAGGTGAATGGGCAAGCGAAGAAAAAAAAATACCTAGCCAAAGTGATATTTCAGAAAATGATAGCTGGAGCGAAGCGCCAGAGCTGTGA
- the coaE gene encoding dephospho-CoA kinase (Dephospho-CoA kinase (CoaE) performs the final step in coenzyme A biosynthesis.), producing the protein MTYIVALTGGIGSGKTTISNVFSSLGVPLVDADIIAREVVAPGTPALQSISEHFGPEILLPDGNLNRILLRQKIFATPAEKQWLNALLHPLIQAETQRQLNQITAPYVIWVVPLLIENNLIHLADRILVVDVLPEVQIERTMARDGVNRQQVENILAAQANRQDRLEKADDVIFNHHREQDIVSSRVVELHQQYLKQAESVRQEKP; encoded by the coding sequence ATGACTTATATTGTTGCTCTCACAGGTGGAATTGGTAGCGGTAAAACGACTATCTCTAATGTATTTTCATCCCTTGGCGTCCCACTTGTTGACGCCGATATTATTGCCAGAGAAGTTGTTGCTCCTGGCACCCCCGCATTACAATCAATCTCAGAACACTTCGGCCCTGAGATATTATTGCCCGATGGTAACCTTAATCGCATATTGTTACGCCAAAAAATTTTTGCTACTCCGGCAGAAAAACAGTGGCTCAATGCGTTGCTGCATCCGCTGATACAGGCAGAAACTCAGCGACAATTAAATCAGATTACTGCCCCCTATGTCATTTGGGTAGTCCCCCTGCTCATTGAAAATAATTTAATACACTTGGCAGACCGTATTTTAGTCGTTGATGTCTTACCAGAAGTACAAATTGAGCGGACAATGGCCCGTGATGGCGTAAATCGCCAACAAGTCGAAAATATTTTGGCTGCACAGGCCAACCGTCAGGATAGACTGGAAAAAGCAGACGATGTCATTTTCAACCATCATCGTGAACAAGACATTGTTTCTTCTCGTGTGGTTGAATTGCATCAACAGTATTTAAAACAAGCAGAATCTGTCAGACAGGAAAAACCATAA
- the hofC gene encoding protein transport protein HofC gives MKIEYIYQWQAINNKGRAITGESIGYSKKNIFQQLSYLDLQPYSIKCKRMIHYREKEMTYRQHFIHQLSTLLTSGIPLLRGLIILLQDCKLALWRCVLKDMIQKISQGESFSSTLAYYPKLFSPLFCQIIAVGEQTGQLENCCQLIISQLEQQNMLQKKIQKAYRYPLIVAFVTLLVILLMLIFVLPEFRQVYSSFNATLPLLTQWVLSGSDFLIHHGLFTLLIIFILLTGYLWLRKHFSIVPIKEKMLILRLPLFKQLTIYQQTTQIFHILFMTQKAGLTLTAGLECALNATHHPVFIAGVKNLHRQIQQGIPMSDALKKTPHFPSLCQQFIMVGEESGELELFLFNLAKWYQEKSINLADSLVQLLEPLLMIIMALIVGLLLLAMYLPIFQLGTILA, from the coding sequence ATGAAGATAGAATATATTTATCAGTGGCAAGCCATTAATAATAAAGGAAGGGCTATAACAGGAGAGAGTATTGGTTACAGTAAAAAAAATATATTCCAGCAATTAAGCTATCTCGATCTGCAACCTTATTCTATTAAATGTAAAAGGATGATTCATTATCGTGAAAAGGAAATGACTTATCGCCAACATTTCATTCATCAGTTAAGTACATTACTCACATCAGGCATTCCCCTCTTACGAGGATTAATTATATTGCTGCAAGACTGCAAACTTGCTCTCTGGCGATGTGTATTAAAGGATATGATCCAAAAAATTAGCCAAGGGGAATCTTTCTCTTCAACCTTGGCATACTATCCAAAGTTATTTTCTCCTTTATTCTGCCAAATTATTGCTGTCGGGGAACAAACAGGCCAGCTTGAAAATTGTTGCCAATTAATTATCTCTCAATTAGAGCAACAAAATATGTTACAGAAGAAAATTCAAAAGGCTTATCGTTATCCTTTGATTGTCGCTTTTGTAACTCTATTGGTTATTCTTCTAATGTTGATTTTTGTTTTACCCGAATTCCGACAAGTCTACTCTTCGTTTAATGCCACTCTGCCCTTGTTAACGCAATGGGTTTTATCGGGATCTGATTTTTTAATCCATCATGGTTTATTCACGTTATTAATAATATTTATATTGCTAACGGGTTATCTATGGCTACGTAAGCACTTTTCTATAGTGCCAATAAAAGAAAAAATGCTCATTCTGAGGCTCCCTCTTTTTAAGCAACTAACCATTTATCAACAAACCACCCAGATATTTCATATCCTATTTATGACACAGAAAGCCGGGTTAACATTAACCGCAGGATTGGAGTGTGCCCTAAATGCTACTCATCATCCCGTTTTTATCGCTGGCGTAAAAAATCTTCACAGACAAATTCAACAAGGAATTCCAATGAGTGACGCGTTAAAAAAAACACCACATTTTCCTTCGCTATGTCAGCAATTTATTATGGTTGGTGAAGAATCAGGCGAATTAGAATTGTTTTTGTTTAATCTTGCAAAATGGTATCAAGAAAAATCCATCAATCTTGCTGATAGTTTAGTGCAATTACTTGAACCTTTATTGATGATAATAATGGCATTGATTGTTGGCTTATTATTACTGGCTATGTATCTGCCTATTTTCCAATTAGGCACAATCTTGGCATAA
- the ppdD gene encoding prepilin peptidase-dependent pilin: MNQKGFTLVEVMVVMAIVSILGAIGIPSYQGYIQKAALTDMLQAILPYKSGVELCHFETENYKECNSGQVSIPSDHNSRYISTISVKEGEIIITGQQNLSGLNAILKPTQDTKTGITQWKTTCESENESLKLKCQQTFKF, translated from the coding sequence ATGAACCAAAAAGGATTCACATTAGTAGAAGTGATGGTTGTTATGGCAATTGTCTCTATTCTGGGTGCAATTGGTATTCCCAGTTATCAGGGATATATCCAAAAAGCAGCATTGACTGATATGTTACAAGCTATTTTGCCTTATAAATCTGGCGTAGAGCTTTGTCACTTTGAAACAGAAAATTATAAAGAGTGTAATTCTGGTCAAGTTTCCATTCCATCAGATCATAATAGTCGCTATATCAGCACCATATCAGTAAAGGAGGGAGAAATAATAATCACAGGCCAGCAAAATCTTAGTGGCCTGAACGCAATTTTAAAACCGACTCAGGATACTAAAACAGGCATTACTCAATGGAAAACCACATGTGAATCCGAAAATGAATCATTAAAGCTAAAATGTCAGCAAACATTTAAATTTTAA